One Nerophis lumbriciformis linkage group LG21, RoL_Nlum_v2.1, whole genome shotgun sequence DNA segment encodes these proteins:
- the pomgnt2 gene encoding protein O-linked-mannose beta-1,4-N-acetylglucosaminyltransferase 2 gives MHTLVSGCRMSLAVLFNGLLVSVVAALLWEYSKLREHAAMLEEELHMTGPSQELTQAHLDYHLALRALQEDGTRMVCSSKMHTDRICRFDDLCYNAEAEEFVFFHSNSSVMLPNLGSRRFQPALLDMSSVEDHSTQYFNFLELPAAALKFLPKPVFVPDVAFILNRFNPDNIMHVFHDDLLPAFYTMKLYSDLDDHARLVFMEGWGEGPHFDLYKLLSNKQPLLKEQLRNFGKLICFTKAYVGLSKMTTWYQYGFVQPQGPKANLLVSGNEIRQFAKAFLDKMNITRTAKKAADDKYIVMFSRLATRLIVNEAELIMALAQEFQMKVFKVSLEEQSFPSIVQVVSGASMLVSMHGAQLITSLFLPRGAVVVELFPFAINPEHYTPYKTLATLPGMDLHYVSWRNTKKENTRTHPDRAWEQGGIAHLEKEEQERILTSKEVSRHLCCRNPEWLFRIYQDTQVDIPSLLDVAGEAVKSQRGFKMSKPASKLHPGRVREAQCQTSVQATDKAKLTVSWHIPWNLKYLKVKEVKYEVWIQEQGENTYMPYILPQQNYTFSENIKPFTTYLVWVRCIFNNNLLGPFADVLLCRT, from the coding sequence ATGCACACGTTGGTGTCGGGCTGCAGGATGAGTTTGGCTGTGCTTTTCAACGGGCTGCTGGTGTCCGTGGTAGCAGCTCTGCTTTGGGAGTATTCCAAGTTAAGAGAGCACGCCGCCATGCTGGAGGAGGAGCTGCACATGACGGGGCCATCCCAAGAACTCACTCAGGCCCATCTGGACTATCACCTGGCCCTGCGAGCGCTTCAAGAAGATGGCACCCGCATGGTGTGCAGCAGCAAAATGCACACCGATCGCATCTGCCGCTTTGATGACCTCTGCTACAACGCGGAGGCAGAAGAGTTTGTCTTCTTTCATTCCAACTCCTCCGTCATGTTGCCAAACCTTGGTTCCAGACGCTTCCAACCTGCTCTGCTGGACATGTCCTCGGTAGAAGACCACAGTACGCAGTACTTTAATTTCCTGGAGCTCCCGGCGGCCGCTTTGAAGTTCTTGCCCAAGCCCGTGTTTGTGCCAGATGTGGCGTTCATTTTAAACCGCTTCAACCCCGACAACATCATGCATGTGTTCCATGATGACCTTCTGCCGGCCTTCTACACCATGAAGCTGTATTCCGACCTGGACGACCACGCCCGCTTGGTGTTCATGGAGGGCTGGGGGGAAGGGCCGCACTTCGACCTCTACAAACTGCTGAGCAACAAACAGCCTCTTCTCAAAGAACAGCTAAGGAACTTTGGAAAGCTCATTTGTTTCACCAAGGCATACGTGGGCTTGTCCAAAATGACAACCTGGTATCAGTACGGTTTTGTGCAGCCACAGGGGCCCAAAGCTAACCTGTTGGTTTCGGGGAACGAGATTCGTCAGTTTGCCAAAGCTTTTTTGGATAAAATGAACATCACGAGAACGGCCAAGAAAGCTGCGGACGACAAATACATCGTTATGTTCAGTCGCTTAGCAACACGGCTGATAGTCAATGAGGCTGAGTTGATCATGGCGCTGGCTCAGGAGTTCCAAATGAAGGTCTTCAAGGTGTCCCTGGAGGAGCAGTCTTTTCCCAGCATTGTCCAGGTGGTCAGTGGGGCCTCCATGCTCGTCAGCATGCATGGGGCTCAGCTCATCACCTCTCTTTTCCTCCCCAGAGGAGCAGTGGTGGTGGAACTGTTCCCTTTTGCCATAAACCCAGAGCACTATACTCCATACAAAACCCTTGCCACTCTTCCAGGCATGGACCTTCACTATGTTTCATGGAGGAACACCAAGAAGGAGAACACTCGAACCCATCCCGACAGAGCTTGGGAACAAGGAGGCATTGCTCACTTGGAGAAGGAAGAGCAAGAGCGAATCTTGACCAGCAAAGAAGTCTCACGCCACTTGTGTTGCCGCAACCCAGAGTGGCTCTTTCGGATCTACCAAGACACCCAAGTAGACATTCCGTCACTCCTTGATGTTGCCGGGGAGGCCGTGAAGTCACAGCGCGGCTTCAAGATGTCCAAGCCCGCCAGCAAGCTCCATCCAGGCCGGGTCAGAGAAGCCCAGTGTCAAACCTCGGTGCAAGCTACCGACAAGGCAAAGCTCACCGTCTCCTGGCACATCCCCTGGAATCTGAAATACCTGAAAGTCAAAGAAGTCAAGTACGAGGTATGGATTCAAGAACAAGGAGAGAACACCTACATGCCTTATATTCTTCCTCAACAAAACTACACCTTTTCAGAAAATATCAAGCCTTTCACCACCTACCTGGTGTGGGTCAGATGTATATTCAACAACAACCTTCTGGGCCCTTTTGCAGACGTTCTGCTGTGTCGAACTTAA
- the ano10a gene encoding anoctamin-10 isoform X1, producing MMEFSRRASGHFPLVVVELSADTTEETAAWLVGRMRENQKDGGSELLVERLSYGVGPQGSEKPNIFLVGASWKRLLIGAEDLGLFKEFNDGSMRGFTNVNRHNFKDFHGDGDGFLSMAECQYIIKHELENLRAKNESHVPGYEQAKLYPGKSIVRRLQSKKILIQIFPLHDKEELKRLSFNWYKKIKTSLQPLDDIRHYFGEGQALYFAFLEYFTLALVPMALIGMIYYLFGWDGYGKYVFFAVFNLIWCTVILELWKRYSASLAYGWGTLSRKKVFEEPRPGFHGILGFNPVTGREEPLYPNYKRQLRVYLVSLPFVLLSLYVSLFVMMIYFQMEGWALMVHDRDQSLWTGILTFIPSVVYAVVINIMNVLYRYAAEFLTDWENHRLESSYQNHLVLKVLVFNFLNCFSSLFYIAFVMQDMVLLRQSLATLLITSQILNQFLEAFLPYWLQRRRNKRMMCKVKKSRIVEGKELLLNEQVELEAEMNTYWGTFDDYLELFELFGYVSLFSCVYPLAAVLVVLNNITEMYSDAFKMCKVFKRPFSDPAANIGIWQLAFEAMSVIAIVTNCALIGLSPQVKAFFPDSDMRLILWTVALEHGLLAFKFILTFLIPDVPKHIQVKLDCLDFASVEALKKKKMLQVS from the exons ATGATGGAGTTTTCTCGTCGGGCATCCGGCCATTTCCCCCTGGTGGTGGTGGAGCTGTCAGCTGACACCACGGAAGAAACTGCTGCATGGTTAGTGGGCAGGATGAGAGAAAACCAGAAGGACGGAG GTTCTGAGTTGCTGGTGGAACGACTGAGCTATGGAGTTGGGCCTCAAGGAAGTGAGAAGCCCAACATTTTTCTTGTGGGCGCCTCCTGGAAGAGGCTCCTCATTGGTGCTGAAGATTTGGGTCTCTTCAAGGAGTTCAATGATGGATCCATGAGAGGCTTCACAAATGTCAACAGACACAACTTCAAAGACTTCCATG GGGATGGAGATGGCTTCCTTAGCATGGCCGAGTGTCAATACATCATTAAACATGAGTTGGAGAATTTACGAGCTAAAAATGAGAGCCATGTTCCAGGATACGAACAAGCCAAGCTGTACCCAGGGAAATCTATCG TTCGTAGACTTCAATCCAAAAAAATCCTGATCCAAATATTTCCACTTCACGACAAAGAGGAACTGAAGAGACTTTCTTTTAACTGGTACAAAAAGATCAAAACATCTCTTCAGCCTCTTG ATGACATCAGACACTACTTTGGGGAGGGTCAGGCTCTGTACTTTGCCTTCCTGGAGTACTTTACATTGGCGCTGGTGCCTATGGCCCTCATTGGCATGATCTATTATCTGTTTGGCTGGGACGGTTACggcaaatatgttttctttgctGTTTTCAACCTGATCTGGTGCACTGTTATTCTGGAG CTATGGAAGCGCTACAGTGCCTCTCTAGCCTATGGCTGGGGCACACTAAGCAGAAAGAAGGTGTTTGAAGAACCCCGGCCTGGTTTTCATGGTATTCTTGGATTCAACCCCGTTACAGGACGTGAAGAGCCTCTCTACCCCAACTATAAGCGCCAGCTCCGTGTCTACCTTGTGTCCCTACCCTTTGTTCTTCTGTCGCTCTACGTGTCCCTCTTCGTCATGATGATCTATTTTCAGATGGAAGGATGGGCTTTAATGGTCCATGATCGGGACCAAAGCTTGTGGACTGGAATTCTGACCTTCATTCCCAGTGTAGTCTATGCTGTGGTTATAAATATTATGAATGTCCTCTATAGATATGCTGCCGAGTTCCTCACAGACTGGG AAAATCACAGGCTGGAGTCCTCATATCAGAATCACTTGGTCCTCAAAGTACTAGTT TTCAACTTCCTGAACTGTTTTTCCTCCTTGTTTTACATCGCCTTCGTAATGCAAGACATGGTGCTGCTCAGACAG AGTTTGGCAACCTTGTTGATCACCAGTCAAATCCTAAATCAGTTCCTGGAGGCGTTCCTGCCCTACTGGCTTCAGAGGAGACGCAATAAGAGGATGATGTGCAAAGTTAAGAAGAGTAGAATTGTGGAAGGCAAGGAACTTCTTTTGAATGAGCAGGTCGAACTGGAAGCTGAGATGAACACGTACTGG GGTACTTTTGATGACTACCTGGAGTTGTTCGAGCTCTTTGGTTACGTCAGCTTGTTCTCATGTGTTTATCCTCTGGCTGCTGTTCTTGTGGTTTTAAATAACATCACAGAGATGTACTCTGATGCCTTTAAAATGTGCAAGGTGTTCAAACGGCCCTTCTCTGACCCGGCTGCAAACATCGGAATCTGGCAG ctTGCTTTTGAAGCCATGAGTGTCATCGCTATCGTGACCAACTGTGCACTTATTGGCTTGTCTCCTCAAGTTAAAGCTTTCTTCCCAGACTCAGACATGCGCCTCATACTGTGGACCGTGGCTCTGGAG CATGGACTGCTGGCCTTCAAGTTCATCCTGACTTTCCTCATTCCAGATGTTCCCAAACACATTCAAGTCAAACTGGATTGTCTGGACTTTGCATCAGTGGAAGCCCTCAAGAAAAAA aaAATGCTTCAAGTTAGTTGA
- the ano10a gene encoding anoctamin-10 isoform X2 → MRGFTNVNRHNFKDFHGDGDGFLSMAECQYIIKHELENLRAKNESHVPGYEQAKLYPGKSIVRRLQSKKILIQIFPLHDKEELKRLSFNWYKKIKTSLQPLDDIRHYFGEGQALYFAFLEYFTLALVPMALIGMIYYLFGWDGYGKYVFFAVFNLIWCTVILELWKRYSASLAYGWGTLSRKKVFEEPRPGFHGILGFNPVTGREEPLYPNYKRQLRVYLVSLPFVLLSLYVSLFVMMIYFQMEGWALMVHDRDQSLWTGILTFIPSVVYAVVINIMNVLYRYAAEFLTDWENHRLESSYQNHLVLKVLVFNFLNCFSSLFYIAFVMQDMVLLRQSLATLLITSQILNQFLEAFLPYWLQRRRNKRMMCKVKKSRIVEGKELLLNEQVELEAEMNTYWGTFDDYLELFELFGYVSLFSCVYPLAAVLVVLNNITEMYSDAFKMCKVFKRPFSDPAANIGIWQLAFEAMSVIAIVTNCALIGLSPQVKAFFPDSDMRLILWTVALEHGLLAFKFILTFLIPDVPKHIQVKLDCLDFASVEALKKKKMLQVS, encoded by the exons ATGAGAGGCTTCACAAATGTCAACAGACACAACTTCAAAGACTTCCATG GGGATGGAGATGGCTTCCTTAGCATGGCCGAGTGTCAATACATCATTAAACATGAGTTGGAGAATTTACGAGCTAAAAATGAGAGCCATGTTCCAGGATACGAACAAGCCAAGCTGTACCCAGGGAAATCTATCG TTCGTAGACTTCAATCCAAAAAAATCCTGATCCAAATATTTCCACTTCACGACAAAGAGGAACTGAAGAGACTTTCTTTTAACTGGTACAAAAAGATCAAAACATCTCTTCAGCCTCTTG ATGACATCAGACACTACTTTGGGGAGGGTCAGGCTCTGTACTTTGCCTTCCTGGAGTACTTTACATTGGCGCTGGTGCCTATGGCCCTCATTGGCATGATCTATTATCTGTTTGGCTGGGACGGTTACggcaaatatgttttctttgctGTTTTCAACCTGATCTGGTGCACTGTTATTCTGGAG CTATGGAAGCGCTACAGTGCCTCTCTAGCCTATGGCTGGGGCACACTAAGCAGAAAGAAGGTGTTTGAAGAACCCCGGCCTGGTTTTCATGGTATTCTTGGATTCAACCCCGTTACAGGACGTGAAGAGCCTCTCTACCCCAACTATAAGCGCCAGCTCCGTGTCTACCTTGTGTCCCTACCCTTTGTTCTTCTGTCGCTCTACGTGTCCCTCTTCGTCATGATGATCTATTTTCAGATGGAAGGATGGGCTTTAATGGTCCATGATCGGGACCAAAGCTTGTGGACTGGAATTCTGACCTTCATTCCCAGTGTAGTCTATGCTGTGGTTATAAATATTATGAATGTCCTCTATAGATATGCTGCCGAGTTCCTCACAGACTGGG AAAATCACAGGCTGGAGTCCTCATATCAGAATCACTTGGTCCTCAAAGTACTAGTT TTCAACTTCCTGAACTGTTTTTCCTCCTTGTTTTACATCGCCTTCGTAATGCAAGACATGGTGCTGCTCAGACAG AGTTTGGCAACCTTGTTGATCACCAGTCAAATCCTAAATCAGTTCCTGGAGGCGTTCCTGCCCTACTGGCTTCAGAGGAGACGCAATAAGAGGATGATGTGCAAAGTTAAGAAGAGTAGAATTGTGGAAGGCAAGGAACTTCTTTTGAATGAGCAGGTCGAACTGGAAGCTGAGATGAACACGTACTGG GGTACTTTTGATGACTACCTGGAGTTGTTCGAGCTCTTTGGTTACGTCAGCTTGTTCTCATGTGTTTATCCTCTGGCTGCTGTTCTTGTGGTTTTAAATAACATCACAGAGATGTACTCTGATGCCTTTAAAATGTGCAAGGTGTTCAAACGGCCCTTCTCTGACCCGGCTGCAAACATCGGAATCTGGCAG ctTGCTTTTGAAGCCATGAGTGTCATCGCTATCGTGACCAACTGTGCACTTATTGGCTTGTCTCCTCAAGTTAAAGCTTTCTTCCCAGACTCAGACATGCGCCTCATACTGTGGACCGTGGCTCTGGAG CATGGACTGCTGGCCTTCAAGTTCATCCTGACTTTCCTCATTCCAGATGTTCCCAAACACATTCAAGTCAAACTGGATTGTCTGGACTTTGCATCAGTGGAAGCCCTCAAGAAAAAA aaAATGCTTCAAGTTAGTTGA